The window CCGGCACGGTCGCGGCGTTCAGGTGACCAGCGGCAACGCGCTGGTGGGGCGCCTCGCGAAGAGCTGTTTCGACCTCGGTATCGAGATCCGCACGGACACGCCGGCCTCGCGCTTGATCAGCGACGGCGGCAGCATTGTCGGCGTGGAAACCGGCGGGGCGACGCCGGAGCGGATCATGGCCGCGAAGGGCGTCGTGCTGGCTTGTGGCGGTTACGCCCAGGACCTTGCGCGGCGCGCGGAGATCTATGCGCATCTGAGGGCAGGGGGCGAGCATCACTCGCCCGTGCCGGAGAGCAATACGGGCGACGGGATTCGCCTCGGCGTCGATGCGGGCGGTGCCTTCGACGCCGAATATCCGCAGCCTGCGGCGTGGATGCCGGTCAGCCGCGTGCCGGGCAAGGGCGTGTTTCCGCATCTTCTCGATCGCTACAAGCCCGGCATGATCGCGGTCCTGCCCAACGGAAGCCGCTTCACCAACGAGAGCGACAGCTATCACGACGTCGGAGCCGCGATGGTTGCCGCCGGCACGGACGAGGCCTGGCTGATCTGCGATCGCAAGGCGATCCGCAAATACGGACTTGGCCATGCCAAGCCTTCGCCGATGCCCGTATGGCTGTGGACCCGAACCGGCTATCTGAAGACCGGCCGCACGCTTGCCGAACTCGCCCGGGCCTGCGGTATCGACGCAAAGGCGCTGGAGGCCACCGTCGCGGAGTATAATGAGGGCGCGCGCCATGGCCATGACGAGCAGTTCCACCGTGGCGAGACGTCGTTCAATCGCTATCTCGCCGATCCCGAGCACCGGCCGAATCCCACTGTTGCGCCGGTCGAGACGGGGCCATTCTACGCGGTCCGGCTGGAAATGGGTGATCTCGGCACGTTCGACGGGCTGAAGACGACCGTGCCGGGCGAAGTCCTCGATCGAAAAGGCGCGGTCATCCCCGGCCTGTTCGCCGTCGGCAACGACCGCGCCTCGATCATGGGCGGCAACTATCCCGGCGCCGGCATCACGCTTGGCCCGGCCATGACCTTCGGCTGGATCACCGGCCGCTATCTCGCCGGGATCGCGCCCGGTACCGATGAGGAGCACGCCGCATGAGCTGGCTTGGACTGCAAGGCCGGACCGCCGTCGTTACCGGAGCCGGCGGCGGCATAGGGCAGGCGATCTGCGCGGCCCTGGCTACCGAAGGGGTTCGGGTGATCCTGCTCGACCGCGACACGGACCGCGCCGAAGAACAGGCCGCCAGGCTGGGCGGCGGCGCGCTGGCGCTGCGGTGCGATCTGGCGAAACCCGACGAGGTGACGGAAGCCGCGGCGCAGGTCGATGCCGAGGGCGGGGCCGACATCCTCGTGAACTCCGCTGCAATCCTGCGACCCGGGACGCTGGACACTCTCTCCGAAGCGGACTGGTCGGCCATGCTTGCGGTGAACCTGACGGGCTATCTGACGGCCTCGCAGGCGTTTGGCCGCGGCATGCTGGCGCGCGGTCGGGGCGCGCTGGTGCATATCGCCTCTATATCCGGCTCGCAGCCGCAACCTGCCAGCGGCGCCTATTCCGCATCGAAAGCGGCGACGCTCATGTTGTCGCGGCAGCTCGCCTTCGAATGGGGTCCGCGTGGCGTGCGGTCGAACTGCGTCAGTCCCGGTCTGGTGATGACCCCGATGTCCGCCGGTTTCTATGCCGATCCCGAGGTGCGGGCGAAGCGCGAAGCGATGGTGCCGCTGCGCCGCATCGCGACGCCGGACGACATGGCGGATGTCGCGCTTTATCTGGCGTCGGATCGCGCGGCCTATGTGACGGGGCAGGACATCGTGGTGGATGGCGGGCTCTCGCAAGGGCTGATGGGGCTGGTGCCGAGGCCCGGCTATGCGTGACGCGCTGGTTACGGGCGGCGCGGACGGCATCGGCCTCGCCATCGCCACGGCGCTTGCCGGCGCGGGGTATCGGGTGACGATCGCCGATCTCGATGGCGACAAGGCCATCGCGCGGGCGTCGGAGCTGGGCGACGCGCATCGCGGCATCGCCTGCGACGTGACCGACGAGGCGATGGTCATCGCCGCTGCCGCATCGGCCCCGTTCGACGTTCTGGTCAACAATGCCGGTATCGGCGACAGCCATTTGCCGACGCTGGAGCAGGAGCTCGGCGCGTTCCGCCGCGTTCTGGACGTCCACCTCGCGGGCACGTTCACGATGTCGCGGGAGGTGGGGCGGGGCATGGTCGCGCGCGGACGCGGGGCCATCGTCAACCTGTCCTCCATCGCGGGGCTGACGGGCCTGCCCAAGCGCAACGCCTACGGCGCGGCCAAGGCCGGCATCGTGGCGATGACCCGCTCCATGGCGTGCGAATGGGCCGGGCGGGGCGTGCGGGTGAATGCCGTCGCGCCGGCTTTCGTGGAAACGGCGCTGGTCAGGCAACTCGCCGATGCCGGACGGATCGACCTGCCGACGCTGCGCCGCCGCACGCCGATCGGGCGGTTGATCGCTGCCGAAGAAGTGGCGTCAGCGGTTGCCTTCCTGGCGTCGGACGCCGCGACCGGCATCACCGGCGCGGTGCTGCCCGTCGATGGCGGCTGGACTGCGTTCGGCGATTTCGGGGATGCGTCGGGCTAGCTCCGCCGTATTCTCCGCTATCACCTGTAACTCATTGGCATATCACATTTTCTCGCCGGGAAGCTTGCTGGCCTGCTCGACCCAGGCGGCGAACTGAGCCTCGTCCAGTTCGCCCTCATGGATGTCGAGGTAGCGAACGTCTTTCTGCTTGGATGCTCCCGGCGGCACGGGATCCAGCGACGCGCCCTGGAAGAACGCGACCTTGATGTACTTGGTGAAGCAGTGAAGGCTGAGGAACCAGCCATGGTCCGCATCGCCTGCACCATAAAAGGGCGAATTCCACTTCACCGCCTTGCGTACGCCGGGAAGCGTCCGTTCGATGACCGCATCGATGCGGCGCCCGACGTCGCTCTTCCAGCCCGGCATGGCGGCGATGTAGGCCTGCACCGGCTCATCGCCATACCCTTTGGGAATTTGCGGATTGCCGCCCGAGAGAAGCACGACCTCGCCGGGCGTATTGGCCTTCTTCGTGGAATTCGCCGGTTTCCGTGACGCTCCGGGCATCTCGCGACTCCTATCTTGCCACGCGTTGTCCGCTGCCCCATTTGGCGGCATAGGGCAGCACGAACAGATAGAGGCCGCTAGCCAGGAGGAGGAAGAGCGGAGCGAGCGGCAGGAAATACACCCACTCCGCCGGTTCGGTGCCGACGCCCAGGGCGACGAAGATGGCCGTGACGATCGCCGTGAAGATGATCGACACCCAGCGATGGATTTTTCTGATCCAGTAATTCCAGTTCAATGGGACCTCCTCTGAAGACATGCTGCGGATCGGGCGACGCATACGTCAGTCCATCCGCGTGACGACCTCTTCCAGATTGGTAAGGAAATTCTTCCAACCCGCTGTTGCGCCACGGTAATAAGGCTGTTGATCCGGCCTGAAACCCGTCTGCTCCATACGCAGAACAGTCCCCGTTCCGGTCGGAGTGAGCGTCCAGGTGACGACGCTTTCGAGATCCTTGGTGTTCCAGCTATAGGCGAGCGTCTTGTTCGGCTCCACGGTGCGGATTTCACAGTCGACGAAACCCCATTGCGCGCTGAGATTGAACTGGTGTCCCATTTCCGGCTTGAAGGTGTTCTTCATCAGCCACTCCTCGATCAGATGCGGTTGCGTGAGCGCACGCCATATCTTTTCCGGCGGATGAGCGATCTCGCGCTCGACCACGACAGAGAGCGTTTCGGTCGACATTTCAGTCATTGATCCATCCTGTTCAGCAGGTCTTCGAGGTCGTCGAAACGGTTTTGCCAAAACCCCGACATCTGGTTCGTCCAGTCGACCAGCGGAGCCAGCGCGCCGATCTGCGCGCTGTAATGCGTCTGGCGGCCTTGCGGGCGATCACGCACCAGCCCGGCCTGCTTCAGGACGCCGAGGTGCTTGGAGACGGCCGGTTGCGAAATGCCGGCTTCAGCCGTCAAAGCGCCGACCGTCTGCTCTCCGGTGCGGCACAGCCGCTCGAAAATGGCCCGCCGCGTCGGATCGGCGAGCGTTTTGAAAAGCATATCGTGAGCATGAAGCATCGGACACATAACTCATTGGCTATTGATTAGATCAATAACCGCCGAGCTATATGTGAGTCAAGAATGAAAGGAAGGGCGCGCTGGCCAATGGCGTCGGAAGACACCGGCTTTGGCCCGGCGGCGATGCCGGGCCTCTCGGTTCGGGCTCGTCAGGCGGCGTCTTCGATGTGGCCGCCGAGGAACAACTGGCCGACGCGGGGGTCCGCGAGCAGCTTGTCGGCGCGATCATGCATCCGCATCTGGCCCAGTTCCAGCACCAGCCCGAAATCGGACATGGCGAGAGCCGCCTTGGCGTTCTGCTCCACCATCAGGATCGTGACGCCCTGGTCGCGCAGGCGGATCAGCGTCTGGAACACCTCCTGGACGAGGTTCGGCGACAGGCCGATGGAGGGCTCGTCGATCAGCATCAGCTTGGGATCGAGCAGCAGCGCGCGCGCGATTTCGAGCTGCTTCTGCTGGCCGCCCGAAAGCTCGACGGCCTTCTGGTCCTTGCGTTCGCGCAGCATCGGGAACTGGTCCATGACCTCGTCGATGCGCCGCCGCACCTTGGCCTGATCCCTCGACGTGATGCCGCCCAGTTCGAGATTGTGGAACACGGAAAGCTGCGGCACGACGTTGCGGCCCTGCGGCACATAGGTGACGCCGCGCGCGATCATCTGGGCCGGGCTTTTGTGCGTGACGTCTTCGCCCTCCAGCACGATTTGCCCGGAATGGATGTTCAGGAGGCCGAAGACCGCCTTGAACACCGTCGATTTGCCGGCGCCGTTCGGCCCGATCATCGTCGTGATCGAGGCCTTGGGGATTTCGAAGCTGGTGCCGTTCAGAATGGTGATACGGCCGTAACCGCCTGTGATGTTCTTGAGTTCCAGCATGTCAGCCTCCCAGATAGGCGTCGATGACCATCTGGTTCGACCGGATCTCCTCCGGCGTCCCTTCGGCAATCAACTCGCCTTGCGCCAGCACGATGATACGCGTGCACAGCGACATCACGAACTCCATATTGTGCTCGATGACCACGAACGTCGTTCCGTGTTCACGGTTGTAGGTCATCAGCCGGTCCTTCAGATGCGTGAGCATGGTCAGGTTGACGCCGCCGGCCGGCTCGTCCAGCAGCACGATGCCGGGACCCGCCATGAACGCCATCGCCGCATCGACCAGCTTCTGCTGGCCGTAGGAGAGCGAACCCGCCTCCGTGTCGCGGTAGGGCGTCAGGCGGAAGAACTCGATCAACTGTTCCGCCTTGCCGGTCAGCCCGGCGTCCGACTTTCCGAACAGGCGCGAGAGCATCGAGCCCTCGTGCTCCTGTCCGGCGATGAGGACGTTGTCGAGCACGGTCATCTTCGGAAAGACGGAGAGCTGCTGGAAGGTACGGCCGACGCCCATCAGCGACAGGTCGGCCGGGCGAACGCCGTCCGTCGGCTTGCCGTTGATCTCGCAGTGGCCCTCGGTCGGCTTGAGCTGGCCGAGGATGCAGTTGAAGAGCGTCGACTTGCCCGATCCGTTCGGCCCGATGAGGCCGAGGATTTCGCCTTTCTTCACGTCGAAGCTGACATTGTTCACGGCGCGGATGCCGCCGAACTGCCGCGACATGTTGCGTACGGAAAGAATGGTCTCCGTCACAGTTGAGCTCCTTGCTGGATGTCGCGGCGCGCTTCCTGCTTCGGCTTCATCTTGTCGTAGAGCTTGTAGCCGAGCCCGATCAGACCGCCGGGCGAGAAGACCATCAGAATGATGACCAGGAGCGCGTAGATGATGAGATAGTACCCCTCGGTGAAGCGCAGCATCTCGGGCAGCACGATCACGACCGCCGCGCCGAGCATCGGGCCGAAGAAGTAGCCCGAGCCGCCGACCACCACCATCAGGAGCAGTTTCAGGGACAGGAGCAACGCGAAGCTGTGCGGTTCGATGAACTGCACGAGCGGTGTCTGCATCGCTCCCGCGAAGCCGCCGAAGGCCGAGCCGATGGCGAAGGCCAGCAGCGTCTGGCGGCGGATTTTCAGGCCGAGGCTTTCGGCGCGGATCGGATTCTCGCGCAGTGCCTTGAAGGCGCGGCCCCAGGGCGACCGCAATATCCACCACATGACGCCCGCCGCGAGCAGGAAGCAGACCAGCGTGAAATAGTAGAATTCGAGGTTCTTGCCGGTTGAGATGCCGAAGAATGTAGGCCGCGGCATTCCGACGAGGCCGAACGAGCCGCCGGTCAACCACTCCTCGTTTCGCAGCACGAGGAAGACCAGCGTGTTAAACGCCAGTGTCACGAAGGCGAGGAAGTGGTGCTGCACGCGCAGCGCCGGATAGCCGAGCAGCAGGCCGATCGCGAAGCAGCTCGAAATCGACAGGAGCGCCGCGAAGACCCAGTGGATACCCGCCAGCGTCAGCAGAGCGGTGATGTAGGCGCCGATGCCCATGAAGGCGGCCTGCGCCAACGACACCTGGCCGGCATAGCCCACGGTCAGGTTCAGGCCCATCGCCGCGATGGAGAACAGGAGCCACGAGCTCAGCGTGTAGATGATGTAGTTGCCCTGTCCGATCGGCGCGAGGATCAGCGCGACGAAGCCGATGGCCAGCAACAGGAGCTTGAAGAGGTTCATACCGTTCGGCCCTCCGACTTTCCGAGCAGGCCCTGCGGCCGCACCAGAATGATGATGATGAGCAGGATGAGGGGCATGGCGGAGCGATATTGCGCCGAGATGTAGACGGCCGACAGATTGTCGATCACACCGATCAGAAGCCCGCCCACGAGGGCGCCGCGGATCTGGTTGAAGCCGCCCACGATGGCCGCGATGAAGGCCACGAGGCCGAGCGTCTCGCCGTTGGAGAACTTCGCGAGATAGATCGGCGAGATCAGCACGGAGGCGACCGTCGCCAGCGCCGCGTTGATCAGGAAGGTGTACATCACCATCCGCTTCACGTTCACGCCGAGGATTTCCGCCACGTTGGGGTTCTGCGCCGTCGCCTGCATGCAGCGGCCGGTGCGGGTGCGGTTCAGGAAGAGCTGGAGGCCGCCGATGGCGAGCATCGAGACGACGAGGTTGCCGATGTCCTGCAGCGAGACGCTGGCGCCGGCGATGTTGTAGACCGTTTGCGGGAAGATCGCGGGGAAGGGCTGGGCGGTCGCGCCGTAAAACTCCTTCACGCTCTCCTTCATCAGGATGCCGAGGGCGATCGTGGCGATGACCAGCGGCAACGTGCCGTGCGGCAGCATCGGCTCGACGATCAGCTTCTTGAACATCAGGCCGAGAATGAGGAGCGACACGATGAGCGCGAGGAGGATCGACGGCCACATCGGGAGGCCGAGCACGGTCATGCCGACGAGGACGAAGAACGCCGGCAGCATGACGAACTCGCCCTGCGCGAAATTGATCGTCTGGGACGCCTGCCAGAGCAGCGTGAAGCCGACCGCGGCGAGGGCGTAGATCGAGCCGGCGGCTAGGCCGGAAAAGATAAGCTGGATAAGCTCGGCCATGGTGTCCTCACAGGGCAGGTGGTCGGCTGCTGGATAAGTATGGAAAACGGACCGGCGTCACGAGGCCGCCGGTCCTTGCAGGAGCGTTGACGCTCAGTTCGGCGGCAGGATCGACTTGACGACCTGCTTGCCGTTTTCGACCTCGACGAAGAAGCTCTCGCGAGCCATCTCGCCGGTCTCGTCCCAGCTCACATCCATCAGGATGCCGGGATGGTCCGCGGCGGTCAGGGTCAGGCCGTGCATGGCTTCGGCGATCGCTTCGCTGTCCGCGCTGCCGACCTTCTCGGTGACGTACTTGATCACCCAGGCCGCGATGTAGCCCTTGATGGCGTTGTGGTCGGGCGTGTACTTGAACTGCGTCTTGAAGCGCTCGACCATCTCGGTCATTTCGGGAATGTTCGCGTCGGGCGTGAGGCCGACATGGCCCATGGCGCCGTTTGCCGCATCGCCCGCGAGTTCGATCACCTTGTGGCCGATCAGCGTGGTTTCGCCCACCAGCGGAATGTTCACGCTCTGCTTCTGGGCTTCACGCAGAAAGCGCGCGCTTTCCTCTTCGGTGAGGTAGATGAAGGCGGCGTCCGCGCCGCTGTTCTTCAGGCGAAGCACGTCGGCCGAGAAATCGGTCTGGGCCTGCTCGGTCGGCAGGTCCGCGACGACCTCGAGCTCGTAGTTCTTCACTTCGTTCTGGAAGGCGCTGTAGCCGCCCTTGCCGAACTCTGTGTTGGCCCACACGACCGCGACTTTCTTCACGCCCATGTCTTCGACCATGTACTTGGTCATCTTGGGAACGCCCTTCTGCGAACCGAAGGCGGTGCGGAAGATGTAGGGGTTGCCCATGTTTGTGATCGAGGGGGCTTCCGAGCCGGTGAGCTGCGGGATACCTGCCTGCTGGGCGACCAGCATGTTCACGACGGTCGAGGACGAGAAGACGGTGCCGGCGATGAAGTAGATGCCGTCGTCGATGGCCTTCTGGACCATCGCGCGGCTGACCTGGGGATCGGTCTGGCTGTCATATTCCAGAAGCTGGACCTGTTCGCCCAGGACGCCGCCATCGGCGTTGATTTCCTCGAAGCCCATCTTCACGCCATCGCGGAAGTTGGTGCCGGCAGCCGCGCCAGGTCCCGAAAGCTCGATGATCGCGCCGACCTTCAGGTCTGCAAGCGCGGGCATTGCCGACAGGGTGAAGGCGATCGCCGCCGTGCCCAATAGTTTCCGAAGCATTGTAGTCCTCCCTATAAACACGGATTGAACGTGGTCACCTCTGCGGCCATCCGGATGCCGCAGAGAGCGAATGCTGTGCCGGGACGCTGTCCGACTGGCTTGATGGCGTTGGGTGGGCGCGATCGGCCACTCCCACGGCCGATCTGTCCAGCCTGCACGAATTCCTTCTTTATGACGAGTGCCGATTTGCCGGTTCGCGTAACCTGATGTTAATCAGGTCTCGACCGCTCTTTCTCCCATCAGCAGCTCTGCCAGCAACACCGCCTGCCCGTTGAACATGCCCGATCCGGGCATCGTCGCGCAGCCGGCCGCGCGGGCCGCTTCGATCAATTTCGGTATAGCCGGCCGGGTGACGACGTCGGCCACGAACTGTTCCGCCGTCAGCAGGGCGGTGTCGACAGGCAACGGGTCACCGTCGCGCATGCCGAGCGGAGTTGCGTTCGCGACGAGGGCGAAGCCGCGCGGGTCCGTGCTGCCGGAACGGACGCGACCGGGGAACGCGATGCTCAACCGCTCGATCAGCGCATCGCGACGCGCGGTGTCGATGTCGTGCAATGCCAGTTCGGATGCGCCACGGGCAAGCATCTCGTAGGCGATGGCTGATCCCGCGCCGCCGGTGCCGACCAGCAAGGCGGACTTGCCGGCAATGTCGAAACCCTCGGCGGCGATCCCGTCCAGATAGCCCTGGCCGTCTGTGGCGTCTCCCAGCCAGCCGTCACCGCTTCGGATCATGATGTTGACCGCGCCGGCCGCGCGTCCGCGCGCCGTGACATGGGCGCAGAACTCCAGGCAGCGCGCCTTGTGCGGCACCGTGATCACGATGCCGTCGCAGTTCTGCATCGCATGTGCCTGCGCCAGCCATCCGGCAAGGTCTTCGGGCAGGATATGCAGCGGCACGACCATTCCGTTGTAGCCGCGATCGGCCATGATCTGGCTCAGCGAGTTCGGCGACTTCACCTGCCCGATCGGATGCCCGATGATCGGAAAGATCTTCGTCTCTCCGTCGATCTTCAGCGGTGCTGTCATCCCATCCTCCCGATGCATATCCACCCATGGGCGGTACCGTGGATGCCGGCGAAGGAACCACGCGCCGCACAGCCCGGAAATAGACGATGGGCTCGATTCATTGGACTATTTTGCATGCTGGCCGCTCCCCAGCGACGCAAGCGACTGGGCGATTCCCTCGGCCAGCCTCGTCACCGGATGATCGCCGAGACCGGCAGGCACCGGGCTCGACGACAGGTCGGCCGGAATGCGCAGTGGCGGCCCGTCGATGCCGATGTCGGTCCAACCGGTTTGGCGCGCCAGTTCGGTCGTGAAGGCGGTCATCTCCTGCGTGTCGCCGGCCATGGTCAGCACCTCTGCCCCGGAAGGCGGGGTGTCGATCGCCGCGGCAAGCAGGCGGGCGACGTCGCCGACATGGACGAAGCCGACCCGGCCCGAGAAACGGATCGTGGCGGGCTCACGGTTCAGCGAGGCGGCAATCGCGATCGACGGTCCGGCTGCAATGCCCGAACTGATGCCGGGGCCGTAGACGATGTATGGCCTCAGCCCGAGACTGGGCACGCCGTGGTCCCTCGCATAGACGCGGGCCGCGCCTTCGACCGCCAGCTTCGTGGTGCCGTAGATCGTCATCGGGCGGGGATTGATCGCGTCATCGGGACCGAACACGCCCGCCGTGCTGAGCCAGGCGACCGGCAGGCGTCGGGCTTTCGCCGCCTCGAACACGTTGAGGCTGCCGATGACATTCACCCGCGCTGCAAGCAGCGGATCGCGCGCGCAGTCGACCGTCATCAGCCCGGCCAGATGCACGATGCCGTCGCAGCCGTCGCTCGCGCTCGCCACGGCCGCCGTGTCGGTGACGTCGCCGGAGAGGATTTCGACCTCGGCCGGCAGGACGCCCTGCCTCGGCTTCAGGTCCAGCACGCGAACGGTGTGGCCGGCGGCGATCAGCGCCGCGATGGTGGGCTGGCCGATGAAACCCGTTCCGCCGGTGACGAGGACCCTGCTCATGCCGCGATGTCCTTTCGTGCGCCGTTGGCGCGGGCCGCCGCATGGCGTGCTGCGATCGCGCCGAACACGATCGCCGGACCAACGGTGATGCCGGGACCGGGATAGACCCCGCCCATGACGGACTGGAGGTCGTTGCCGCAGGCGTAGAGCCCCTCGATGACCGACCCATCCTTGCGCAACAGCCGTGCCTGCGCATCGCCGACGAGGCCCATGGCCGAGCCGATATCGCCGGGCCATAGCTTGACGGCATAGTATGGTGCGGTCTCCAGCTTGCCGAGTGTTGGATTGGGCGTGTGGGAGGGGTCTCCGTTCGCCTTTTCATAGGTCGTCGTGCCGCGCTGGAAATCCGCGTCCGTGCCGGTTGCCGCGTAGGTGTTCATCCGTGCGACCGAGTCCGCCAGTCCGGCGGCGTCGATGCCGAGCTTCGCGGCCAGTTCGTCGAGCGTCGCGCCCTCGGTGAGGTAGCCGTCGGCGAGGAACGGCCGGATATCCGCGCCGCCCGGCCGGATCATCCCCATGCCGTATTTCGCCAGCGCCGTCGCATCCGCGATCAGGAAGGCGGGAATGTGCGAGCCGTCCTCGTTGGCGGCGAACTGCGCGGAAGCGAAGAGATGATAGCTGGTCGATTCATTGACGAAGCGGCGTCCGTCGCGCCCGACCGATATGATGCCGGGCTTCGAGCGGTCGAAGACGAAATGCGGGAAGACCGCCATCGACCCGTCCTTGCGGCGCCTGTGCGAGCAGGGCGCCCAGAAGCAGGGCTGCGCCGACGTGTCGTTGTGATAGGCGCCG is drawn from Mesorhizobium sp. CAU 1732 and contains these coding sequences:
- a CDS encoding ABC transporter ATP-binding protein yields the protein MTETILSVRNMSRQFGGIRAVNNVSFDVKKGEILGLIGPNGSGKSTLFNCILGQLKPTEGHCEINGKPTDGVRPADLSLMGVGRTFQQLSVFPKMTVLDNVLIAGQEHEGSMLSRLFGKSDAGLTGKAEQLIEFFRLTPYRDTEAGSLSYGQQKLVDAAMAFMAGPGIVLLDEPAGGVNLTMLTHLKDRLMTYNREHGTTFVVIEHNMEFVMSLCTRIIVLAQGELIAEGTPEEIRSNQMVIDAYLGG
- a CDS encoding branched-chain amino acid ABC transporter permease, which encodes MNLFKLLLLAIGFVALILAPIGQGNYIIYTLSSWLLFSIAAMGLNLTVGYAGQVSLAQAAFMGIGAYITALLTLAGIHWVFAALLSISSCFAIGLLLGYPALRVQHHFLAFVTLAFNTLVFLVLRNEEWLTGGSFGLVGMPRPTFFGISTGKNLEFYYFTLVCFLLAAGVMWWILRSPWGRAFKALRENPIRAESLGLKIRRQTLLAFAIGSAFGGFAGAMQTPLVQFIEPHSFALLLSLKLLLMVVVGGSGYFFGPMLGAAVVIVLPEMLRFTEGYYLIIYALLVIILMVFSPGGLIGLGYKLYDKMKPKQEARRDIQQGAQL
- a CDS encoding FAD-dependent oxidoreductase is translated as MDERQCDVVVIGSGAGGLATAITARKHGLSVTVIEKEPVYGGTTAFSGGVLWVPGNRHGKANNPSDDRAAVRIYLQAETGNWFQPAAVDAYLDSGPAMLDWFERETEVKFVPTLYPDYHPDREGGVDVGRSVLAAPYDTSALGNDLKRLRPPLSSITFMGMMFNSSNADIKHFFNATKSATSFLYVLKRLVAHAGEVVRHGRGVQVTSGNALVGRLAKSCFDLGIEIRTDTPASRLISDGGSIVGVETGGATPERIMAAKGVVLACGGYAQDLARRAEIYAHLRAGGEHHSPVPESNTGDGIRLGVDAGGAFDAEYPQPAAWMPVSRVPGKGVFPHLLDRYKPGMIAVLPNGSRFTNESDSYHDVGAAMVAAGTDEAWLICDRKAIRKYGLGHAKPSPMPVWLWTRTGYLKTGRTLAELARACGIDAKALEATVAEYNEGARHGHDEQFHRGETSFNRYLADPEHRPNPTVAPVETGPFYAVRLEMGDLGTFDGLKTTVPGEVLDRKGAVIPGLFAVGNDRASIMGGNYPGAGITLGPAMTFGWITGRYLAGIAPGTDEEHAA
- a CDS encoding metalloregulator ArsR/SmtB family transcription factor, whose translation is MLHAHDMLFKTLADPTRRAIFERLCRTGEQTVGALTAEAGISQPAVSKHLGVLKQAGLVRDRPQGRQTHYSAQIGALAPLVDWTNQMSGFWQNRFDDLEDLLNRMDQ
- a CDS encoding branched-chain amino acid ABC transporter permease produces the protein MAELIQLIFSGLAAGSIYALAAVGFTLLWQASQTINFAQGEFVMLPAFFVLVGMTVLGLPMWPSILLALIVSLLILGLMFKKLIVEPMLPHGTLPLVIATIALGILMKESVKEFYGATAQPFPAIFPQTVYNIAGASVSLQDIGNLVVSMLAIGGLQLFLNRTRTGRCMQATAQNPNVAEILGVNVKRMVMYTFLINAALATVASVLISPIYLAKFSNGETLGLVAFIAAIVGGFNQIRGALVGGLLIGVIDNLSAVYISAQYRSAMPLILLIIIILVRPQGLLGKSEGRTV
- a CDS encoding NAD(P)-dependent oxidoreductase; its protein translation is MSRVLVTGGTGFIGQPTIAALIAAGHTVRVLDLKPRQGVLPAEVEILSGDVTDTAAVASASDGCDGIVHLAGLMTVDCARDPLLAARVNVIGSLNVFEAAKARRLPVAWLSTAGVFGPDDAINPRPMTIYGTTKLAVEGAARVYARDHGVPSLGLRPYIVYGPGISSGIAAGPSIAIAASLNREPATIRFSGRVGFVHVGDVARLLAAAIDTPPSGAEVLTMAGDTQEMTAFTTELARQTGWTDIGIDGPPLRIPADLSSSPVPAGLGDHPVTRLAEGIAQSLASLGSGQHAK
- a CDS encoding ABC transporter substrate-binding protein, with the protein product MLRKLLGTAAIAFTLSAMPALADLKVGAIIELSGPGAAAGTNFRDGVKMGFEEINADGGVLGEQVQLLEYDSQTDPQVSRAMVQKAIDDGIYFIAGTVFSSSTVVNMLVAQQAGIPQLTGSEAPSITNMGNPYIFRTAFGSQKGVPKMTKYMVEDMGVKKVAVVWANTEFGKGGYSAFQNEVKNYELEVVADLPTEQAQTDFSADVLRLKNSGADAAFIYLTEEESARFLREAQKQSVNIPLVGETTLIGHKVIELAGDAANGAMGHVGLTPDANIPEMTEMVERFKTQFKYTPDHNAIKGYIAAWVIKYVTEKVGSADSEAIAEAMHGLTLTAADHPGILMDVSWDETGEMARESFFVEVENGKQVVKSILPPN
- a CDS encoding SDR family oxidoreductase: MRDALVTGGADGIGLAIATALAGAGYRVTIADLDGDKAIARASELGDAHRGIACDVTDEAMVIAAAASAPFDVLVNNAGIGDSHLPTLEQELGAFRRVLDVHLAGTFTMSREVGRGMVARGRGAIVNLSSIAGLTGLPKRNAYGAAKAGIVAMTRSMACEWAGRGVRVNAVAPAFVETALVRQLADAGRIDLPTLRRRTPIGRLIAAEEVASAVAFLASDAATGITGAVLPVDGGWTAFGDFGDASG
- a CDS encoding shikimate dehydrogenase, whose product is MTAPLKIDGETKIFPIIGHPIGQVKSPNSLSQIMADRGYNGMVVPLHILPEDLAGWLAQAHAMQNCDGIVITVPHKARCLEFCAHVTARGRAAGAVNIMIRSGDGWLGDATDGQGYLDGIAAEGFDIAGKSALLVGTGGAGSAIAYEMLARGASELALHDIDTARRDALIERLSIAFPGRVRSGSTDPRGFALVANATPLGMRDGDPLPVDTALLTAEQFVADVVTRPAIPKLIEAARAAGCATMPGSGMFNGQAVLLAELLMGERAVET
- a CDS encoding SDR family oxidoreductase gives rise to the protein MSWLGLQGRTAVVTGAGGGIGQAICAALATEGVRVILLDRDTDRAEEQAARLGGGALALRCDLAKPDEVTEAAAQVDAEGGADILVNSAAILRPGTLDTLSEADWSAMLAVNLTGYLTASQAFGRGMLARGRGALVHIASISGSQPQPASGAYSASKAATLMLSRQLAFEWGPRGVRSNCVSPGLVMTPMSAGFYADPEVRAKREAMVPLRRIATPDDMADVALYLASDRAAYVTGQDIVVDGGLSQGLMGLVPRPGYA
- a CDS encoding ABC transporter ATP-binding protein, whose amino-acid sequence is MLELKNITGGYGRITILNGTSFEIPKASITTMIGPNGAGKSTVFKAVFGLLNIHSGQIVLEGEDVTHKSPAQMIARGVTYVPQGRNVVPQLSVFHNLELGGITSRDQAKVRRRIDEVMDQFPMLRERKDQKAVELSGGQQKQLEIARALLLDPKLMLIDEPSIGLSPNLVQEVFQTLIRLRDQGVTILMVEQNAKAALAMSDFGLVLELGQMRMHDRADKLLADPRVGQLFLGGHIEDAA
- a CDS encoding SRPBCC domain-containing protein; this encodes MTEMSTETLSVVVEREIAHPPEKIWRALTQPHLIEEWLMKNTFKPEMGHQFNLSAQWGFVDCEIRTVEPNKTLAYSWNTKDLESVVTWTLTPTGTGTVLRMEQTGFRPDQQPYYRGATAGWKNFLTNLEEVVTRMD
- a CDS encoding DUF1801 domain-containing protein, encoding MPGASRKPANSTKKANTPGEVVLLSGGNPQIPKGYGDEPVQAYIAAMPGWKSDVGRRIDAVIERTLPGVRKAVKWNSPFYGAGDADHGWFLSLHCFTKYIKVAFFQGASLDPVPPGASKQKDVRYLDIHEGELDEAQFAAWVEQASKLPGEKM